Within Candidatus Francisella endociliophora, the genomic segment ACAAGCACAGAGCATCACGGATATTTATAGTAGAGCGGAAGAACTATATAAGAAGTTTGTAGGCTTTATAGAAGACTTAGAAAAGGTAGGTAAATCTATAAATGATGCTAATAAATCTTATGAAAATGCTTTCAGTAAGCTAAAAACTGGTCGTGGCAATTTAATTGGTCAAGTTGAGAAGCTTAAACAAGTCTCAAATATTAGAACTAAAAAAGAGCTTGATAGTAATTTGGTTGAGAATGCTATGGGTGATAATTAACTGAGAATTTAGTTATAGGTAGTTGTTTTATGAAAGAAGAATCTTTTAAGAAATATATTGAAGTTAAATCAGATGGGAGACTAAAGCATAGAGAGAAGAAGGATTTGGAGTTTAAACAAAATTATAATTTTGCAGCAATAAAAGAAGGTTCTCTAGCAAAATCAATAGCTGCATTTGCGAATGCCGATGGTGGAATATTTATTTTTGGTATAAAAGATAAGCCAAGAGAACCAATTGGGATGAGTAATAATAACTTTGAAAATATTGAAATTGAAAAAATTACGAATCTATTAAATGAATATTTTTCTCCAGAAATAAAATTGGATATTTATGATTTTAATATAGATGGAAAAAAATATGGAATTTTCAAAATAGAATAATCAAAACAAAAACCAGTGGTATGTAAAAAAAATACCAAACATTTGACAGAAAGTGATATTTACTATAGATATAGTGCAAGAACTGAAAAAATAAAATATTCAGAATTAAGAAAGTTACTTGATGATAAAAGAGAAAAAGAACAAAAAAAATGGATGGAGCATATCCAGAATATTGCTAAAATAGGCGTTGAAAATGTAACTTTAATGGATGTTTTTAGAGGAACTATAACACATGAAAATAATAAACAAATTGTTATAGATAATAGTCTTCTTAGAAATATGAACCTTATAAAGGAAGGTAAATTTGTTGAGAAAGATGGGGCTCCAGCTCTAAAATTAATTGGAGAAATAGAAGGAGTTGAATCTTATAGTCTTAATATGAATTTAAATGAAGACTGGTATACTACTAAAGAGTTAGGTGAGAAGCTAGGCTTACTTACTAAAAAGAAGAGTACAGTCTATATGACAGCTGTTATCTGGCAATATAATATTCAAGAACAATCTAAGTACTTTCAGTCTAAAAAAAGCCAGAAGTTTTATAGTAAACTATGTTATGAATATTTAAAGGAGCAAAACATAA encodes:
- a CDS encoding AlbA family DNA-binding domain-containing protein, which encodes MKEESFKKYIEVKSDGRLKHREKKDLEFKQNYNFAAIKEGSLAKSIAAFANADGGIFIFGIKDKPREPIGMSNNNFENIEIEKITNLLNEYFSPEIKLDIYDFNIDGKKYGIFKIE